A stretch of the Oenococcus sp. UCMA 16435 genome encodes the following:
- a CDS encoding prepilin peptidase: MEFIYFILGSCSASFVICLAYRINRQKNLGGLSCCDYCGRRLSLISLIPIIGWLACLGKCRYCKKLISIYYPLIEFLLAICFVNSKDNYHFLVIYCLLLFLSCEDIYDHTSHAFILYPVISFEFIINFLSEKTLGLLILTALLLFFIYYRKSLGNGDMPVILLMYLTLPVLQFSVAILISSCLTILAFLFCKKKSLAFIPFLAIGFLLLTLFV, encoded by the coding sequence GTGGAATTTATTTATTTTATTTTGGGAAGTTGTTCGGCTTCTTTTGTCATTTGCTTGGCATATCGAATTAATCGTCAAAAGAATTTGGGAGGTTTATCCTGCTGTGATTATTGTGGCAGAAGACTTTCATTGATTTCTTTAATTCCAATTATTGGGTGGCTGGCATGCCTGGGCAAATGTCGGTATTGTAAAAAATTAATTTCGATTTATTACCCTTTAATAGAGTTTTTATTAGCTATCTGTTTTGTGAATTCAAAAGATAATTATCATTTTTTAGTTATTTATTGTTTGCTTTTATTTCTTAGTTGCGAAGATATTTACGATCATACAAGTCACGCTTTCATTCTGTATCCGGTTATATCTTTTGAATTTATCATAAACTTTCTAAGTGAGAAAACACTCGGTTTACTGATATTAACGGCACTGCTACTGTTTTTTATATATTATAGAAAATCATTAGGAAATGGTGATATGCCGGTAATTTTGCTAATGTATTTAACCCTACCAGTACTTCAATTCAGCGTAGCAATCTTAATCTCCAGCTGTCTGACAATCTTGGCCTTTTTGTTTTGCAAAAAGAAAAGTCTTGCTTTCATCCCATTTTTAGCAATAGGTTTTTTACTTTTAACATTATTTGTATAA
- a CDS encoding DNA polymerase III subunit alpha has protein sequence MNSKYPNYDPKIRDRFIRCFQDRGMLKWGGFYLSDHTRVIEKTANYRAEKQSRYLKKQMNFQQISEILFKAFSNNREVEIQLADENREHGIAETIVGSVEGYDQKGIIIAKKNFSLDSIWRCDLV, from the coding sequence ATGAATAGTAAATATCCAAATTACGATCCCAAAATTCGTGATCGTTTTATTCGCTGCTTTCAAGATCGAGGCATGTTGAAATGGGGAGGCTTTTATTTGTCGGATCATACTAGGGTTATCGAAAAAACGGCTAATTATAGAGCTGAAAAACAATCTCGATATTTAAAAAAACAAATGAATTTTCAGCAAATTTCGGAAATACTTTTTAAAGCTTTCTCAAATAATCGAGAAGTCGAAATTCAATTAGCTGATGAAAATCGAGAACACGGAATTGCAGAAACGATTGTTGGGTCTGTTGAAGGTTATGATCAAAAAGGTATTATCATCGCAAAGAAAAATTTTTCCCTTGATAGTATTTGGCGTTGTGATTTAGTTTAA
- a CDS encoding excinuclease ABC subunit A: protein MSNYFDNENHRVIFAIDSKSFYASVGAVSLGYDPLNVALIVISTGPNVGGDGLILATSPLAKKLYGLKSNVSRLRDMPKNDNRLIMTSPQMNLYIYINTQINNIYRKYVDEKDLHIYSIDESFLDMTKTWKLFGNSKKEIAKKIQKEVLDETGIYTTVGIGENLAQAKIAMDVYAKNNNDSRLGEINYKLVKDRLWPIKDLNSVWSIGSKTAKKLQKIGINSLDDLAHYDPYKLEKKFGIIGGQLYLLSWGIDRAIISQKVYPKEKSYGNSQVLPKNYTRADEIEVVLREISDQVAARIRKHHFQTSLVHVWVGNEYANGGFSKQTKITPTNESKILNQIVVDIFHANWRGDKIRNISVYFGNLTRDNSQQFDLFRTSEQQIEERKLDKITDSLRLKFGFSKLVKASSILPGGTAIERAGLVGGHNGGNSYE from the coding sequence ATGTCTAATTATTTTGACAATGAAAATCACCGAGTAATTTTTGCTATTGACAGTAAATCTTTTTATGCCAGTGTTGGAGCTGTTTCTTTGGGCTATGATCCTCTAAACGTTGCCTTGATAGTAATTTCTACTGGACCGAATGTTGGTGGTGATGGATTGATTTTAGCAACCAGCCCGTTGGCAAAAAAGCTTTATGGCTTAAAATCGAACGTCAGTCGTTTACGTGACATGCCGAAAAATGATAATAGATTGATAATGACATCGCCACAAATGAATCTTTATATTTATATTAATACACAAATTAATAATATTTATCGAAAATATGTAGATGAAAAAGATTTACATATTTATTCAATTGATGAAAGTTTTTTGGATATGACTAAGACGTGGAAATTATTTGGCAATAGCAAGAAAGAAATTGCCAAAAAAATTCAAAAAGAAGTTTTAGATGAAACGGGTATTTATACAACAGTAGGAATCGGAGAGAATTTAGCCCAAGCCAAAATTGCAATGGATGTATATGCAAAGAATAATAATGATAGTCGTCTTGGAGAAATTAATTATAAGTTGGTTAAAGATCGATTATGGCCAATCAAAGATTTGAATTCTGTTTGGAGCATTGGCAGTAAGACTGCTAAAAAATTGCAAAAAATTGGTATAAATTCTTTGGATGATTTGGCTCACTATGATCCTTATAAATTAGAAAAAAAATTTGGCATTATTGGTGGACAATTATACCTTTTGTCTTGGGGAATTGACCGGGCGATTATTAGTCAAAAAGTATATCCAAAAGAAAAATCTTATGGGAATTCGCAGGTTTTGCCAAAAAATTATACAAGAGCTGATGAAATTGAAGTTGTTTTACGGGAAATTTCCGACCAAGTTGCCGCTCGCATCAGGAAACATCATTTTCAGACGAGCTTGGTTCATGTTTGGGTTGGCAACGAGTATGCAAACGGTGGTTTCTCTAAACAAACTAAAATCACGCCAACCAATGAAAGTAAAATTTTAAATCAGATTGTAGTTGATATTTTTCATGCTAATTGGAGGGGCGACAAGATTCGTAATATTTCTGTTTATTTCGGCAATTTGACCCGGGATAATAGTCAACAATTTGATTTGTTCAGAACTTCTGAACAACAAATTGAAGAACGAAAATTGGATAAGATTACCGATTCTTTACGTTTAAAATTTGGTTTTTCAAAATTAGTTAAAGCTTCATCGATTTTACCTGGTGGTACTGCGATTGAAAGAGCTGGCTTGGTGGGCGGACACAATGGAGGAAATAGCTATGAATAG
- a CDS encoding helix-turn-helix transcriptional regulator, translated as MKLTIDGNLFRNRRKEFKITQVELASNITSQTVVCSLEHGVIPKLEVLTEIMQRLSLSLDDVFPNSPFCLSRLDELKIKLDNENYRQVWSGLEKIKKTALVSSAEKQKFYYLSASSAFHDGRIEDADFACYELLGFSERERLWFFDALANTIKAQIWQLKEDFSKAENCFKRVIKILNDFPYEKEAVPSMISYIRIYQALAEHFLLVENFKRAASYIDKALKILSEEKSTWHLGELLLLKSKIAGEYGLNDQKEKLILTAQQLYEFGKSPQLGRMLNKSKSN; from the coding sequence TTGAAATTAACCATTGATGGCAATTTATTTAGAAATAGAAGAAAAGAATTTAAAATAACTCAAGTTGAACTTGCATCGAATATAACTTCTCAAACAGTTGTTTGTTCTTTAGAACACGGGGTTATACCTAAATTAGAGGTCCTAACTGAGATAATGCAGCGCCTGTCCTTATCTCTTGATGATGTTTTTCCTAATAGCCCATTTTGTTTAAGCAGACTCGATGAGTTAAAAATTAAATTGGATAATGAAAATTATCGACAGGTTTGGTCAGGATTAGAAAAGATTAAAAAAACTGCGTTGGTGTCTTCGGCAGAAAAACAAAAATTTTATTATTTATCGGCTTCCTCGGCTTTTCATGACGGAAGAATTGAAGATGCTGATTTTGCTTGTTATGAATTACTTGGTTTTTCTGAAAGGGAAAGATTGTGGTTTTTTGATGCATTAGCCAATACAATTAAGGCACAAATTTGGCAGCTTAAGGAAGACTTTTCAAAAGCAGAAAATTGTTTTAAAAGAGTAATCAAAATATTAAACGATTTTCCTTATGAAAAAGAAGCGGTTCCTTCGATGATTAGCTATATCAGGATTTATCAAGCCCTTGCAGAACATTTCTTGCTGGTCGAAAATTTTAAACGTGCTGCTTCTTATATTGATAAAGCTTTAAAAATATTATCAGAAGAAAAGTCTACTTGGCATCTTGGTGAATTACTGTTGCTTAAATCAAAAATTGCTGGTGAATACGGTCTAAACGACCAAAAAGAAAAGCTAATTTTAACAGCCCAGCAATTGTATGAGTTTGGTAAAAGTCCTCAGTTAGGGCGAATGCTTAATAAAAGCAAATCCAATTAA
- the tuf gene encoding elongation factor Tu: MEETKLAEKEHYERTKPHVNIGTIGHVDHGKTTLTAAITKVLSEKGLAQAQDYASIDAAPEERERGITINTAHVEYETDKRHYAHIDAPGHADYVKNMITGAAQMDGAILVVAATDGPMPQTREHILLARQVGVNYIVVFLNKTDLVDDPELIDLVEMEVRELLSEYDFPGDDIPVIRGSALKALQGDPEQEKVIMHLMDVIDEYIPTPVRDVDKPFLMPVEDVFTITGRGTVASGRIDRGTVKINDQVEIVGLKDEVKNTVVTGVEMFRKTLDVGEAGDNIGALLRGIDRDGVERGQVLAKPGSIQTHKKFKGEVYILTKEEGGRHTPFFTNYRPQFYFHTTDVTGVVELPEGVEMVMPGDHVTFTVELMKPVAIEKGLKFTIREGGHTVGAGTVSEIDD; this comes from the coding sequence ATGGAGGAAACCAAATTGGCTGAAAAGGAACATTACGAAAGAACTAAGCCGCACGTTAATATTGGTACTATCGGTCATGTTGATCATGGTAAAACCACTTTAACGGCTGCCATCACTAAGGTATTGTCTGAAAAGGGCCTTGCGCAAGCTCAAGATTATGCCTCAATTGATGCCGCTCCTGAAGAGCGTGAACGTGGAATTACTATTAATACTGCCCACGTTGAATATGAAACTGATAAGCGTCACTATGCACACATCGATGCACCAGGTCATGCCGACTATGTTAAAAATATGATTACCGGAGCTGCACAAATGGATGGAGCTATCCTTGTTGTTGCTGCTACTGATGGTCCTATGCCACAGACTCGTGAGCATATCTTGCTTGCCCGTCAGGTTGGTGTTAACTATATTGTTGTCTTCTTAAACAAGACAGACCTCGTTGATGATCCAGAATTAATCGATCTTGTTGAGATGGAAGTTCGTGAACTTTTGTCTGAATATGATTTTCCTGGAGATGACATTCCTGTTATTCGCGGTTCTGCTTTGAAGGCTCTTCAAGGAGATCCAGAACAGGAAAAAGTTATTATGCATTTAATGGATGTTATTGATGAATATATCCCAACTCCAGTTCGCGATGTTGATAAGCCATTCTTGATGCCTGTCGAAGATGTCTTCACTATCACTGGGCGTGGTACTGTTGCATCAGGACGTATCGATCGTGGTACTGTCAAGATTAATGACCAAGTTGAAATCGTTGGTTTGAAGGATGAAGTTAAAAACACTGTTGTTACTGGTGTTGAAATGTTCCGGAAGACTTTGGATGTTGGTGAGGCCGGAGATAATATCGGAGCTTTGCTTCGTGGAATTGATCGTGATGGCGTTGAGCGTGGACAAGTTTTGGCAAAGCCAGGCTCAATTCAGACTCATAAAAAGTTTAAGGGTGAAGTTTATATCCTTACTAAGGAAGAAGGCGGACGTCATACTCCATTCTTCACTAACTATCGTCCTCAATTCTATTTCCATACAACTGATGTTACTGGTGTCGTAGAATTGCCCGAAGGCGTTGAAATGGTTATGCCTGGCGATCACGTTACATTTACTGTTGAATTAATGAAACCAGTTGCTATCGAAAAGGGTTTGAAATTCACTATCCGTGAAGGTGGCCATACTGTTGGCGCTGGAACTGTCTCTGAAATTGATGACTAA
- a CDS encoding thiamine diphosphokinase yields the protein MKSINILAGGPEDNFPKNFSDFIERENEWIGVDAGAFYLLKHGAKGITAIGDFDSLTAKELSFVKSKVDLEHFSQAKPEKDFTDTELALRWIEEKLDYRKYDSINIFGATGSRLDHEFNNFLNLFLPEYKNILNKVKIFDLGNIVNFFNPGDYLLENEYRKKYLGFVVLNNIENFSIYGAKYDLLNFSSKIDRVFASNEFLDNQSIKIHFDAGNVMAIYS from the coding sequence TTGAAGTCAATTAATATTCTTGCCGGTGGACCCGAGGATAATTTTCCAAAAAATTTTTCCGATTTTATCGAAAGAGAAAATGAGTGGATTGGTGTTGATGCTGGTGCTTTTTATTTATTAAAGCATGGGGCTAAAGGTATCACAGCAATTGGCGATTTTGATTCTTTGACAGCGAAGGAATTATCTTTTGTGAAAAGCAAAGTTGATTTAGAACATTTTTCTCAGGCTAAACCGGAAAAAGATTTTACGGATACCGAACTGGCTTTGCGTTGGATTGAAGAAAAACTAGATTATCGAAAATACGATTCGATTAATATTTTTGGCGCAACGGGTTCGCGTCTTGATCATGAATTCAACAATTTCTTAAATTTGTTTCTGCCTGAATATAAAAATATATTAAATAAGGTGAAAATTTTTGATTTAGGAAATATTGTTAATTTTTTTAATCCCGGGGATTATCTTTTGGAAAATGAATACAGAAAGAAATATCTCGGTTTTGTTGTTTTGAATAATATTGAAAATTTTTCAATTTATGGAGCAAAATATGATTTATTAAATTTTTCTTCAAAAATTGATCGAGTTTTTGCTTCGAATGAATTTTTGGATAATCAGAGCATCAAAATTCATTTTGATGCTGGAAATGTTATGGCGATTTATAGTTAA
- the rpe gene encoding ribulose-phosphate 3-epimerase, with protein MSVIVAPSILAADYLNLGEQIKLVEAAGAKYLHIDIMDGDFVPSISYGPQWVKQIKASGSKLALDVHLMVNHPEKLIDSFVSAGADIIGVHVEATAHIHRALQMIKNAGVHPEVVINPGTPVSAILPILYMVDQVLVMTVNPGFGGQKFLPEEISKIAELHECKKEHGLNFDIEIDGGVNDQTLVKAYEAGATVAVAGSYVYDKVDPAAKVKKLLEVTNFEVN; from the coding sequence ATGAGCGTAATTGTGGCACCGTCGATTTTGGCGGCGGATTATTTAAATTTAGGAGAACAGATTAAATTAGTTGAAGCAGCCGGAGCTAAATATTTGCATATTGATATAATGGACGGCGATTTTGTTCCAAGCATTTCTTACGGTCCGCAATGGGTCAAACAAATTAAAGCCAGTGGCAGCAAATTAGCCCTGGATGTTCATTTAATGGTTAATCACCCGGAAAAATTAATCGATTCTTTTGTTTCGGCCGGTGCCGACATTATTGGTGTCCACGTAGAAGCTACAGCACATATTCATCGCGCTTTGCAAATGATTAAAAACGCTGGAGTTCATCCGGAGGTGGTTATTAATCCCGGGACGCCGGTTTCAGCGATTTTACCAATCTTATATATGGTTGATCAAGTTTTGGTCATGACTGTTAATCCTGGATTTGGTGGTCAAAAGTTTTTACCTGAAGAAATTTCTAAAATTGCCGAACTTCATGAATGTAAAAAAGAACATGGACTCAATTTTGATATTGAAATTGACGGAGGGGTTAACGACCAAACACTGGTAAAAGCTTATGAAGCGGGTGCGACTGTTGCAGTCGCCGGATCTTATGTATATGATAAAGTCGATCCAGCTGCTAAAGTTAAAAAGTTGCTTGAGGTTACCAACTTTGAAGTCAATTAA
- the pknB gene encoding Stk1 family PASTA domain-containing Ser/Thr kinase has product MNPGSTFANRYRIIRPLGEGGMANVYLAVDTQNNQQVAIKVLRLDLQNNPDFVRRFQREAQAAAQLLHPNIVKVLDAGSFDGMQYLTMEYVDGMDLKKYISQYYPVPYAQVVNIMEQVLSAVSMAHNHGIVHRDLKPQNILVGKDGSIKIVDFGIAIARSEFGMTQTNAVLGSVHYLSPEQTRGGMATNKSDIYALGVILFEMLTGQVPYKGETVVSIAMKHSSEQMPSAKEIDPNIPQALENVILRATAKNPDNRYLTAEDMANDLRTSLSPRRADEAKLPPFTDDQAETRTIPIDDLKSQVASGIQRLDPVYTPLKDDADSVADSKKAVPGKKKKRKHKIWPWILATLLAIGFGIILVAMFWPGRVQVPDTANYKLSVAEKLIRENDLEVGSISKTTSRKVKKGRVIKSDPKIGSHVAKSTKIDLIVSNGAKKLTFGDYVGSNYSDVASVLRNQGYKVKKTERYSNSVSSGQIIKQSVDADKKVDPYETTVKFTVSKGAQKITVPTFDSLAEAQSWADQNGITLDVNYRKTSILNDGDIISQNPNGGTEISSSTVVNLQVAQKVDASSSSSSSASPSASSSSSSSSSSSSSNDNSSSKPASSSSSSSNSVSQK; this is encoded by the coding sequence ATGAATCCCGGATCAACATTTGCAAACAGATATCGAATCATTCGGCCGCTTGGTGAGGGGGGGATGGCTAATGTTTATTTAGCTGTCGACACACAAAACAATCAGCAGGTTGCTATCAAGGTTCTCCGTTTGGATCTCCAAAATAATCCGGATTTTGTTCGTCGTTTTCAAAGAGAAGCCCAGGCTGCTGCTCAGCTGCTTCATCCAAATATTGTTAAAGTTCTCGATGCCGGTTCTTTTGACGGTATGCAGTATTTGACGATGGAATATGTTGACGGGATGGATTTGAAGAAATACATTTCTCAGTATTATCCGGTTCCGTATGCCCAAGTGGTTAATATTATGGAACAGGTTTTGTCGGCAGTGTCGATGGCACACAACCATGGAATTGTTCACCGTGACTTAAAACCACAGAATATTCTTGTTGGCAAAGACGGCTCGATTAAGATTGTTGATTTTGGGATTGCAATTGCCCGAAGTGAATTTGGAATGACTCAAACAAATGCTGTCTTGGGATCGGTCCATTATTTAAGTCCTGAGCAAACTCGTGGCGGAATGGCAACTAACAAGTCCGATATATATGCTTTAGGTGTTATTTTGTTCGAAATGTTGACTGGCCAAGTCCCTTACAAAGGTGAGACTGTAGTGTCAATCGCTATGAAGCATTCTTCAGAACAAATGCCTTCAGCTAAAGAGATTGATCCGAATATTCCTCAAGCTCTCGAGAATGTCATTTTACGTGCGACTGCTAAAAATCCCGATAATCGTTATCTGACAGCCGAGGATATGGCTAATGATTTGAGAACAAGTCTTTCGCCTCGTCGGGCTGATGAAGCAAAGCTTCCCCCATTTACCGATGATCAGGCCGAGACAAGGACAATTCCGATCGACGACCTTAAATCACAGGTCGCTAGCGGAATTCAGCGCCTTGACCCGGTTTATACCCCTCTAAAGGATGATGCCGATTCAGTTGCTGATTCAAAAAAAGCTGTTCCCGGAAAAAAGAAAAAGAGAAAGCACAAGATTTGGCCTTGGATCTTGGCGACCCTATTAGCGATTGGTTTTGGGATCATTCTAGTGGCAATGTTTTGGCCTGGAAGAGTACAGGTTCCTGATACAGCAAATTACAAGCTTAGCGTTGCTGAAAAGTTAATCCGTGAAAACGATCTTGAGGTTGGCAGTATTAGCAAAACGACTTCTCGAAAGGTCAAGAAGGGCCGAGTTATTAAATCTGATCCCAAGATTGGATCGCATGTTGCTAAAAGTACAAAAATTGATTTAATTGTTTCCAATGGAGCTAAAAAACTAACCTTTGGTGATTATGTTGGCTCTAATTATAGTGATGTAGCCAGTGTTTTACGGAATCAGGGTTATAAAGTTAAAAAAACTGAACGTTATTCAAATTCCGTTTCCAGCGGACAAATAATCAAGCAGTCAGTTGACGCTGATAAGAAAGTTGATCCTTATGAAACAACTGTTAAATTTACTGTTTCCAAAGGAGCGCAAAAAATAACCGTTCCAACATTTGACAGCTTGGCCGAAGCACAGTCTTGGGCTGACCAAAATGGTATTACATTGGATGTTAATTATCGAAAGACATCGATTCTTAATGACGGAGATATTATTAGCCAAAATCCAAATGGCGGAACAGAAATTTCTTCTTCGACGGTTGTCAATTTACAAGTTGCTCAAAAAGTTGATGCTTCTTCGAGCAGCTCTTCTTCGGCTAGCCCATCGGCTAGCTCGAGCAGCAGCTCATCTTCAAGCAGTAGTAGCAGCAATGACAATAGTAGTAGCAAACCTGCGTCAAGCAGCAGCAGTTCCAGTAATTCTGTTTCTCAAAAATAG
- a CDS encoding serine/threonine-protein phosphatase, with the protein MQIAYLSDIGTRKKENQDFVGIFTNKSQYKLAIVADGVTSEKGGDIAAEMVVNNFGFGWRQTEISSIEEAKTWISEKAREENGRILMAGKRFDDLSQMATTMVLTVAINNDVLIGNLGDSRAYIFDGKILKQLSFDHSFGNELIQNGQISKENVNNVPHHQSITRYFGLNAQTEMSFAVDKVKNNDIIMLATDGLTKQVKEPDILHVIKSKHKSLSEMVARLINMANEQSGFDNVTVLLMSQFLEDNR; encoded by the coding sequence ATGCAAATCGCCTATTTAAGTGATATTGGAACTCGAAAAAAAGAAAACCAGGACTTTGTCGGGATTTTCACGAATAAAAGTCAGTATAAATTGGCCATTGTCGCTGATGGGGTTACCAGCGAAAAAGGTGGCGATATTGCCGCAGAGATGGTTGTCAATAATTTTGGTTTTGGCTGGCGTCAAACCGAAATTTCTTCAATCGAAGAAGCCAAGACTTGGATTTCTGAAAAAGCCCGTGAAGAGAATGGCCGAATTTTAATGGCCGGAAAACGGTTTGACGACTTGTCTCAAATGGCAACCACAATGGTTTTGACGGTTGCAATCAATAATGATGTTTTGATAGGCAACTTAGGTGATTCAAGGGCCTACATTTTTGATGGCAAAATTCTAAAACAGCTTTCTTTTGATCATTCCTTTGGCAACGAACTGATTCAAAATGGGCAGATTTCAAAAGAAAATGTCAATAATGTTCCTCACCATCAAAGCATTACGCGGTATTTTGGTTTGAATGCACAAACGGAAATGTCTTTTGCTGTGGATAAGGTGAAAAACAATGACATTATCATGCTCGCAACAGACGGACTGACCAAACAGGTTAAAGAACCTGATATTTTGCATGTGATTAAATCAAAGCATAAATCTCTTAGTGAAATGGTGGCTCGACTGATTAATATGGCTAATGAGCAAAGCGGTTTTGATAATGTAACGGTTCTGTTAATGTCGCAATTTTTGGAGGATAATCGATGA
- a CDS encoding methionyl-tRNA formyltransferase — protein sequence MTNSVIFFGTSDFSEVVLQGLIDDADFEVVAVVSQPDRPVGRKKILQPTKIKQLALDYKLPIFQPEKLSRSEEMNQLISMQADFLVTAAFGQFVPSKLLKSAKIASINVHASLLPKYRGAAPINWALINGDKETGVSIMYMVKAMDAGDLISTEKILIEENDDAGSLFNKLAVVGRNLLLKTMPKMVSGNISPIQQDKNQITLAPKINHELTELDFYHQKAEKIVNLIRGLSPKPGSSLEIADEKIKIFKAKIGPYQGEIGSISIKSKHDLAITAADGRTVFLQEIQPVGKKIMDVSSFLNGAGKNLHVGDMANRI from the coding sequence ATGACTAATTCAGTAATATTTTTTGGAACTTCCGATTTCAGTGAAGTTGTTTTACAGGGATTGATTGATGATGCCGATTTTGAAGTAGTTGCTGTTGTCAGTCAACCGGATCGACCGGTCGGCCGGAAAAAAATTTTGCAGCCGACGAAAATCAAACAATTGGCTTTAGATTATAAATTACCAATTTTCCAACCAGAAAAGCTTTCTCGATCAGAAGAAATGAATCAGCTGATTTCTATGCAGGCTGATTTTTTGGTGACGGCAGCCTTTGGCCAGTTTGTTCCGTCTAAGTTATTGAAGTCGGCTAAAATTGCTTCAATTAACGTTCACGCCAGTTTACTACCAAAATATCGTGGAGCCGCGCCGATTAATTGGGCCCTGATCAATGGGGATAAAGAGACTGGCGTTTCAATTATGTACATGGTCAAAGCAATGGATGCCGGTGATCTTATCAGTACTGAAAAAATTTTGATTGAGGAAAACGACGATGCCGGTTCTTTGTTTAACAAGCTGGCAGTTGTCGGTCGCAACCTGCTTTTGAAAACAATGCCGAAAATGGTTAGTGGCAATATTTCTCCAATTCAACAGGACAAAAATCAAATCACTTTGGCACCGAAAATCAATCATGAATTGACTGAATTGGATTTTTATCATCAAAAAGCTGAAAAAATTGTTAATTTGATTCGTGGTTTATCACCAAAGCCGGGAAGCAGTCTCGAAATCGCTGATGAAAAAATCAAAATTTTTAAAGCAAAAATTGGACCTTATCAAGGGGAAATTGGTTCGATTTCAATTAAATCCAAACACGATCTTGCAATAACGGCAGCTGACGGCCGAACAGTTTTTTTGCAGGAAATTCAACCTGTTGGTAAAAAAATAATGGATGTTTCTTCCTTTTTAAATGGTGCCGGTAAAAACCTTCATGTCGGCGACATGGCAAATAGGATATAA